The window ATTCAGGCTCTTTCGTCAGTCTTCCCATTAGAATGGCTTTATTCATAAAATCACCTTATTTTTCCTTTTTGATAATCATGTATTTAATTATGCCATCTGTAATTTTGTAAATTCTCTCAAGCTCATGAGGGAAACTAGATTCTGCTGTGAAGTTAACTAATACATAGTAACCTTCATTACAGTCTTCAATTGGATATGCAAGCTTTTTTTTGCCCCATTCGTCAATACTTTCCAATTGTGCAGAAGTTTCTAAAAGTCCCTTAAACTTTTCAACAAGAGCTTTTATAGTTTCTTCACCAACCTCAGTATTGATTATAAAAATTGATTCATACTTATTTGCCATTCGACTTCACCTCCTCCCGGACTAAACGGCCCTGTATCTCGAGTACAGAGCAAGGATACGGTTACAAATTTTATCACATAATCTTTCATTTTTCAAGGGTTATTACAAAATTTTATTAAATTTTGCCTTTTGAATTTAATCTTTTCATAAAAGATTAACATAGTGCCACACTTAATTACATCAAAATAACTGAGAATAGTCCCAACATTCAAGAAAATGCATATTATGTAATATGCATTTTCTTATTGGAGGATTCTATATGTCTGACTTTAATGTTGGAGATATTGTAGTCAGAAAATCTTATGGCAAAGATATTTACTTTGTCATAACTGGAATAAACAATACTGATAGCGGTAATCCAACTTATACACTTAGAGGTCTTTTAACCAGAATAGAAGCTGACTCAAGCGGCGTTGATCTTTTAAAACAAAATCCAAGGCTTGTAGATCAGGATAAACTAAATTATCTTCAGAAAACGCAGCGGAACCTTGCCTCACAAAACTTATCCAGACGGCTATACGGCATTAGCAGGCTACCAGGTAAGCCAGGCAGGATTTTGCATATCGATTCCAGCAAGGAGTTTCTTGAAATCTGTATGAACCACTATAGAAGTTCTAAAATCGAGTGTGAGGGCCATACAGTTGCAGAGAGCCAGCAACCTTCAGTTGTGAGAGAATTGCTTGTCGATTACAAGCCTGATATTGTTGTATTAACCGGTCATGACGGTTTAAAGAAAGGTAATGTGGACTTGGATTCAATAGAAAGCTACAGAACATCAAAGTACTTTGTGCAATCAGTGGTTGAGGCAAGGAAATTGGAGCCTGACAAAAACAGGCTGTGTATTTTTGCAGGTGCCTGTCAATCATATTTTGAAGCTATACTTAAAGCAGGTGCAAATTTTGCAAGTTCACCAGGGAGGGTTTTAATAGATTGTCTTGACCCTTCAATCGTATGCGAAAAGGTAGCGACTACTGATCCAAGAATGGTCATAACACCATGGTCTGTTGCACGGCTTACAAAGTCGGGAACTAAAGGAATCGGCGGAATCAATACCAAAGGAAGACTTAAGCCGAGCCGCATGTCATGACAATGTTGTGAGGAAACATAGTGCCTACACCATGGGCACCATGTTTCCCTCTGTATTTTAACATAATATACCTTGAAAAATTTAAAAATTTGCTTTCATTTATCTTAAAAAAGTGATATGATATTTTATAACAGTTCTTTTTTCAATCCAAACTTTTTCAATTAGACATAAGAATTCTCAAGTTTTTGATTATACCAATATTTATTGGGTATTATTCTCAGTAAGTATTAGTGAATACAAATCTATTATGATTGGGGTTAGTAAAATGAGTGAAATTAAAAAGTTCGGTACATTCAATTTACTCCCGGGAAAGCCCGTCCCTTTTGGAGCAACCGTAATTCCTAACCACGGAGTCAATTTTTCAGTATATTCTCTAAACGCAATTTCCTGTGAATTAGTTTTATATAGGAAAAAAGAGAAAGAGCCTTTTGCCATAATTCCTTTTCCGCATGAATATAAGGTCGGCAATGTTTTTAATATGCTTATTCAAAATCTTGATTATGAAAATATCGAGTATGGCTATAGAATTGATGGTCCCCGCAGTCAAAAAGAAGGTCACTGGTTTGACCCTTCAAAGGTTATGCTTGACCCCTATGCTAAAATTGTCGGCGGGCGTGATGTATGGGGTGAGGAACCTGACTGGAGCGATCCTTATCAACACCGCGGGCAAATACTGGCGGACGATTGCTATGATTGGGATGGTGACAGGCAGCTTAATACACCTATTGAAGAGTTAATAATATACGAAATGCATGTACGTGGTTTTACCAGACATCCCAGCTCTAATGTCAAGAATCCGGGAACCTATGCGGGCATCATAGAAAAAATCCCGTATCTTAAGAAGCTGGGAATAAACTGTGTTGAGTTACTGCCAATTTTTGAGTTTGATGAGTTCTTTAAGATAAGAGGACCAATAATTAATATATCGGGCGATCATATGAAAAACTTCTGGGGGTATGATCCATTAGCATATTTCGCACCCAAAGCAGGATACTCATCCAAAGCAAACGGAAAACAGGCGGAAGAATTTAAAGACCTTGTCAAGGCACTTCACCAAAATGGTATTGAGGTCATTTTAGACGTGGTTTTCAATCATACCGGCGAAGGCAAGGAAACTATGCCAAGTGTTTCATTCAGGGGTATTGATAATAAAACCTTTTACCTTACCAACCCTGATGGAAGCTACCGAAATTACAGCGGCTGTTATAATACGGTTAACTGTAATCATCCGGTTGTAAGAAAGTTTATTGTCGACTGCCTGAGGTATTGGGTTCATGAATACCATATTGACGGTTTCAGGTTTGACCTCGCTTCCATTATGTGCCGTGATCAGGACGGAACACCACTGGCCAACCCACCGTTAGTAGAAGCCATTTCCTATGATCCTGTGCTAAAAAACACCAAGCTTATAGCTGAAGCCTGGGATGCTGCAGGCTTATACCAGGTAGGTGGCTTTCCGTCCTACGGCAGATGGTCTGAATGGAATGGCAAATACAGGGATGATTTAAGACGCTTTTTGAAGGGCGACAGCGGCTTTGTTGAGGCTATGGTATACAGGCTTCAGGGATCTCCTGACTTGTATAAGGGGCGTGGAACATCTTCTTCCATTAACTTTGTAACTTGTCATGACGGTTTTACGCTTATGGATCTTTTTTCTTACTAC is drawn from Pseudobacteroides sp. and contains these coding sequences:
- the rpsF gene encoding 30S ribosomal protein S6; this encodes MANKYESIFIINTEVGEETIKALVEKFKGLLETSAQLESIDEWGKKKLAYPIEDCNEGYYVLVNFTAESSFPHELERIYKITDGIIKYMIIKKEK
- the glgX gene encoding glycogen debranching protein GlgX: MSEIKKFGTFNLLPGKPVPFGATVIPNHGVNFSVYSLNAISCELVLYRKKEKEPFAIIPFPHEYKVGNVFNMLIQNLDYENIEYGYRIDGPRSQKEGHWFDPSKVMLDPYAKIVGGRDVWGEEPDWSDPYQHRGQILADDCYDWDGDRQLNTPIEELIIYEMHVRGFTRHPSSNVKNPGTYAGIIEKIPYLKKLGINCVELLPIFEFDEFFKIRGPIINISGDHMKNFWGYDPLAYFAPKAGYSSKANGKQAEEFKDLVKALHQNGIEVILDVVFNHTGEGKETMPSVSFRGIDNKTFYLTNPDGSYRNYSGCYNTVNCNHPVVRKFIVDCLRYWVHEYHIDGFRFDLASIMCRDQDGTPLANPPLVEAISYDPVLKNTKLIAEAWDAAGLYQVGGFPSYGRWSEWNGKYRDDLRRFLKGDSGFVEAMVYRLQGSPDLYKGRGTSSSINFVTCHDGFTLMDLFSYYDKHNMANGENNMDGSNDNHSWNWGCEGPTDDPEIKKLRKKLIKNAVSILMLSHGVPMLLAGDEMARTQNGNNNPYCQDNEISWINWNLLKSNNEIYNYFEKIIAFRKKNKVLMEKEHFETANSLGSRYPEISFHGLKPWEYDNSSESKTLAVMFYDKQSDNNIIYMAMNMYWDKLEFTLPKLVSMDWYLFADTSKAPPYDITEPGRELLLKNQQKINIDARSVVILIGKKQAQEKSVQFI
- a CDS encoding sporulation peptidase YabG; its protein translation is MSDFNVGDIVVRKSYGKDIYFVITGINNTDSGNPTYTLRGLLTRIEADSSGVDLLKQNPRLVDQDKLNYLQKTQRNLASQNLSRRLYGISRLPGKPGRILHIDSSKEFLEICMNHYRSSKIECEGHTVAESQQPSVVRELLVDYKPDIVVLTGHDGLKKGNVDLDSIESYRTSKYFVQSVVEARKLEPDKNRLCIFAGACQSYFEAILKAGANFASSPGRVLIDCLDPSIVCEKVATTDPRMVITPWSVARLTKSGTKGIGGINTKGRLKPSRMS